Proteins co-encoded in one Klebsiella michiganensis genomic window:
- a CDS encoding cytoplasmic protein produces MSKRLTDYQKKYANAQVWAFGDSPELADELVDLVLKGRKTATCSAAPVHESGDEAPVPGGYSIILNGSGDPVCVIQTLSVMTLKFSQVSAEQARKEGEGDLSLSWWRREHQLFFERNGEFSEDMPLIFEEFMLVERISPEANL; encoded by the coding sequence ATGTCTAAGCGACTCACTGACTACCAAAAGAAATATGCCAATGCCCAGGTATGGGCATTTGGCGATTCGCCTGAACTGGCTGACGAGCTGGTGGATTTAGTTTTAAAGGGGCGTAAAACAGCGACATGCTCCGCGGCTCCAGTCCATGAGAGCGGGGATGAAGCTCCCGTGCCCGGTGGATATAGCATTATTCTAAACGGCAGCGGGGACCCGGTGTGTGTTATCCAAACGCTGTCTGTAATGACTCTGAAGTTTTCACAGGTCAGTGCAGAGCAGGCCCGCAAGGAGGGGGAAGGGGATTTAAGCCTTTCCTGGTGGCGGCGCGAGCATCAGCTCTTTTTTGAGCGAAATGGCGAATTTTCTGAAGATATGCCCTTAATATTTGAAGAGTTTATGCTGGTGGAACGCATTTCACCGGAAGCTAACCTGTAA
- a CDS encoding membrane protein has translation MGFWRVVFTIILPPLGVLIGKGFGWAFILNIILTLLGYFPGLIHAFWVQTRE, from the coding sequence ATGGGGTTTTGGCGAGTCGTTTTCACAATTATCCTGCCACCATTGGGTGTGCTTATCGGCAAAGGTTTTGGCTGGGCCTTCATCCTCAATATCATCCTTACCCTGCTGGGCTACTTCCCCGGCCTGATTCATGCGTTCTGGGTGCAAACCCGGGAATGA
- a CDS encoding membrane protein — MANILIGLVAVIHLYILVLEMVLWDKPAGRKAFGLSPEFARQSKTLAANQGLYNGFLAVGLIYGLLAASSGYEFKLFFLICVLVAGLFGGLTASKKILYVQAAPAALALIALFAGI; from the coding sequence ATTGCCAATATTCTTATCGGCCTGGTGGCTGTGATTCACCTTTATATTCTGGTGCTTGAAATGGTGCTGTGGGATAAGCCTGCGGGGAGAAAGGCTTTTGGGTTGTCTCCCGAGTTTGCGCGTCAGTCGAAAACCCTGGCGGCGAATCAGGGGCTGTACAACGGCTTTTTAGCGGTAGGATTAATTTATGGGCTGCTGGCGGCGAGCAGCGGCTATGAATTTAAACTGTTTTTCCTTATTTGCGTGCTGGTCGCTGGTTTATTTGGCGGTTTAACCGCCAGCAAAAAAATACTTTATGTACAGGCCGCACCTGCGGCATTGGCGTTGATTGCATTATTCGCGGGAATATAA